One genomic region from Candidatus Endomicrobiellum trichonymphae encodes:
- a CDS encoding KdsC family phosphatase, giving the protein MKNKKDIIKRAKNIKLLACDIDGVLTRGEIILLNSGEEIKIWNVRDGMGYNELLKMSPEIKTAWITGRRSFQVEKHAKDMSIDYLVQNCTSKVVALERILKENGFKTSEAAYIGDDIIDIPVLRVAGLSVCPIDACEEVKKYVDYVSVLSGGKGVVREVIELIVKAKGKWKKSLNRYIST; this is encoded by the coding sequence ATGAAAAATAAAAAAGATATTATAAAAAGAGCAAAAAACATTAAACTTTTGGCTTGTGACATCGATGGTGTTTTAACGCGCGGTGAAATAATATTGTTAAACAGTGGCGAAGAGATAAAAATATGGAATGTTAGAGATGGAATGGGATATAATGAACTTTTAAAAATGTCTCCGGAAATAAAAACCGCATGGATAACGGGCAGGCGGTCTTTTCAGGTCGAAAAACACGCAAAGGATATGAGCATTGATTATCTTGTCCAAAACTGTACAAGCAAAGTGGTGGCTTTGGAAAGAATATTAAAAGAAAACGGTTTTAAAACGTCCGAAGCGGCATATATAGGCGACGATATAATAGATATACCGGTATTAAGGGTGGCAGGACTTTCAGTATGTCCTATAGATGCCTGTGAAGAAGTAAAAAAATATGTTGATTATGTTTCAGTTCTCAGCGGCGGGAAAGGCGTTGTAAGGGAAGTAATAGAACTTATTGTGAAAGCAAAAGGCAAGTGGAAAAAATCTTTGAACAGATATATATCGACATGA
- a CDS encoding NAD-dependent epimerase/dehydratase family protein: MVHLGACSSTIFSNANHYIKNNYEYSKVLFLWAFKLGFPFIYASSAATYGNKKYDYDTTTYRK; the protein is encoded by the coding sequence ATTGTACATCTTGGTGCATGCAGCTCGACAATTTTTTCAAATGCCAATCATTATATAAAAAACAATTATGAATATTCTAAAGTTCTTTTCCTCTGGGCTTTTAAACTTGGATTTCCTTTTATCTACGCTTCATCCGCTGCAACGTATGGAAACAAAAAATACGACTATGACACGACGACATATCGAAAATAA
- the mfd gene encoding transcription-repair coupling factor, whose translation MNKIYLSGIGGSGKAHYLFRRISEMRSSIGGDINEVSDFRMFAFVKDEELSSFYDDLHSFFNSAFHTPQDCELDVPVVKSSHSAPDIFILPSDNMQQRTFATDKIKNLKSFIVCATDISINSPVLDSKNNIGINVAQNQKCDFSNLVTSLSSFGYTRTSFVEDKLQFAVRGEIIDVWTVAGEMPVRILFKYNTVEAIRVFDPESQLSNVFISEIKILPVSFSECNSTIKDYFDINDKENTMLYFDYLIGEEAEKSFDKYELIINDPLNAMSQYQGYKSFTGFQGNVNLFFNSLKDFAENDVKIKIYCANDSDRERILDLFYENRWNYKNPEFLYGSLSRGFYLENAKVTCISSREMLYKKKPVSFPKIRGGSRLEGIWEILAGDYVVHEKYGIGRYIGLKTISRENSISEYLCIEYKNGDKLYIPPEQIKTIKKYIGVEGVKPKLYSMDTLAWERVKSRAREAAAKFAEELLKLYVQRSLIKRKPFGPGTAWEKELENTFPYDETPGQLKAIEDIKNDFLKPYPMERLVCGDVGYGKTEVVVRAAFKAVHESMQTAILVPTTVLAQQHYNTFCDRLSPFPIKVAVLSRFQTKAKQKEITQDLENGLIDIIIGTHRLLQKDVKFKNLGLLVIDEEHRFGVKQKEKIKSMKKNIDILMLSATPIPRTLSSSLSGFRDLSVIETPPFGRLPIETSISLYDENLIKNIIEAELSRNGQVFYVYNKIETILTKAASIRELVPGIKLGIIYGQMKAKDIEEIMWKFINMELDVLLATTIIESGLDIPSVNTMIIEEVENFGLSQLYQLRGRIGRDRKKAYCYLFYKDKTLSDEAVKRLEAIREFGELGSGFRLALKDLEIRGAGGILSSSQHGFVRDIGYDMFAKLLEEEGKRVKGDAVESQEKKNTVIDLQINALIPPTYIEGEDIRILFYRKLSNAQNIKAIENIKNELLDRFGKIPNETQMLFEITNLKLTAEKLDIERIAEDNNYIYLYFSRKADFSKADITKLTNDYSRIIEFITGKYYAFKLKKDMIDTNTVEYLEKFLSCLVFYIRT comes from the coding sequence TTGAATAAAATCTATTTATCAGGAATTGGTGGCAGCGGTAAAGCCCATTATTTATTTAGACGCATATCCGAAATGCGAAGCAGCATCGGTGGTGATATTAATGAAGTTTCGGATTTTCGGATGTTTGCTTTTGTCAAAGATGAGGAACTCAGTTCTTTTTATGACGATTTGCATTCTTTTTTTAATTCCGCTTTCCATACACCTCAGGACTGTGAACTCGATGTTCCTGTCGTTAAATCTTCGCACTCTGCTCCTGATATCTTTATTCTCCCTTCAGACAACATGCAGCAGAGAACTTTCGCGACAGACAAAATAAAAAATCTAAAAAGTTTTATTGTGTGCGCTACGGACATTTCAATTAATTCTCCAGTACTAGATTCCAAAAACAATATCGGTATTAACGTTGCACAAAATCAAAAATGTGATTTCAGCAATTTAGTGACATCTCTTTCCTCTTTTGGTTACACAAGAACAAGCTTTGTTGAAGACAAACTGCAATTTGCGGTAAGAGGCGAAATAATAGATGTTTGGACTGTCGCAGGTGAGATGCCTGTCAGAATACTTTTTAAATATAATACAGTCGAAGCCATAAGAGTTTTTGATCCGGAAAGTCAGCTTTCAAATGTTTTTATCAGCGAAATCAAAATACTACCTGTCAGTTTTTCAGAATGCAATTCGACAATCAAAGACTATTTTGACATCAATGACAAAGAGAACACCATGTTGTATTTTGATTATCTGATTGGTGAAGAAGCGGAAAAATCGTTTGATAAATATGAACTTATCATAAACGATCCATTAAATGCCATGTCGCAGTATCAGGGTTATAAAAGTTTTACGGGATTCCAAGGCAATGTAAATCTTTTTTTTAATTCCCTTAAAGATTTTGCCGAAAATGATGTAAAAATAAAAATTTACTGTGCAAACGATAGCGACCGCGAACGTATTTTAGACCTATTTTACGAAAACCGCTGGAATTATAAAAATCCTGAATTTTTATATGGCAGTCTGTCGCGGGGATTTTATTTGGAAAATGCAAAAGTTACATGTATTTCAAGCCGCGAAATGCTTTATAAGAAAAAGCCTGTAAGTTTTCCAAAAATAAGGGGGGGCAGTCGTTTAGAGGGTATTTGGGAAATATTGGCGGGCGACTATGTAGTTCATGAAAAATACGGAATTGGGCGTTATATAGGACTTAAAACCATTTCAAGAGAAAACAGCATCTCGGAATATTTATGCATAGAATATAAAAACGGCGATAAACTCTATATCCCGCCAGAACAAATAAAAACCATAAAAAAATATATCGGCGTTGAGGGCGTTAAACCTAAACTGTATTCTATGGATACGCTCGCATGGGAAAGAGTAAAATCAAGAGCGCGCGAAGCCGCTGCAAAATTTGCGGAAGAACTTTTAAAACTTTATGTTCAAAGAAGCTTGATAAAAAGAAAACCTTTTGGTCCGGGGACGGCATGGGAAAAAGAACTTGAAAATACATTTCCTTACGATGAAACGCCTGGCCAACTAAAAGCTATTGAAGACATAAAAAACGATTTTCTTAAACCCTACCCCATGGAAAGGCTTGTCTGCGGTGATGTTGGATACGGCAAAACGGAAGTTGTTGTGCGTGCTGCATTTAAAGCAGTTCATGAAAGCATGCAGACTGCCATTTTAGTTCCTACCACTGTTCTGGCACAGCAGCATTACAATACTTTCTGTGACAGGCTTTCTCCTTTTCCGATAAAAGTCGCTGTGCTTAGTAGATTTCAGACTAAAGCAAAACAAAAAGAGATAACTCAGGATTTGGAAAACGGACTGATTGATATTATAATCGGAACACACAGACTTTTACAAAAAGACGTGAAATTTAAAAATTTGGGTTTATTGGTAATTGACGAAGAACACAGGTTCGGCGTAAAGCAGAAAGAAAAGATTAAGTCAATGAAAAAAAATATTGATATTTTAATGCTTTCGGCAACTCCTATTCCCAGAACTTTATCTTCGTCGTTATCGGGTTTTAGAGACTTGTCGGTAATAGAAACTCCGCCGTTTGGCAGACTGCCTATAGAGACAAGTATTTCGTTATATGACGAGAATCTAATTAAAAATATTATTGAAGCGGAACTTTCAAGAAACGGTCAGGTTTTTTATGTTTATAATAAAATTGAAACAATTCTTACAAAAGCTGCAAGTATCAGAGAACTTGTGCCGGGCATAAAACTTGGGATCATATACGGTCAGATGAAAGCAAAAGATATTGAAGAAATTATGTGGAAATTTATAAATATGGAATTGGATGTTTTGCTGGCGACGACAATAATAGAATCCGGCTTGGATATACCGTCGGTTAACACGATGATAATTGAAGAAGTGGAAAATTTCGGACTTTCACAGCTTTACCAGTTAAGAGGCAGAATAGGCAGAGACAGAAAAAAAGCGTACTGTTATTTATTTTATAAAGACAAGACTTTGAGCGATGAAGCCGTTAAAAGACTCGAAGCTATTAGAGAATTTGGCGAATTGGGATCGGGTTTTAGACTTGCTCTTAAAGATCTGGAAATAAGAGGAGCAGGTGGCATACTTTCTTCAAGTCAACACGGTTTTGTAAGGGATATAGGTTACGATATGTTTGCAAAACTCCTTGAAGAAGAGGGGAAAAGAGTTAAAGGAGATGCGGTTGAATCGCAAGAAAAAAAGAACACTGTAATAGATTTGCAGATTAATGCGTTAATTCCACCTACATATATTGAAGGCGAAGATATAAGAATTTTATTTTATAGAAAACTTTCTAATGCACAGAATATCAAAGCGATAGAAAATATAAAGAACGAACTTCTTGACCGTTTCGGAAAAATTCCGAATGAAACACAAATGTTATTTGAGATAACGAATTTAAAACTTACTGCTGAAAAACTTGATATTGAAAGAATAGCTGAAGATAATAATTATATATACCTATATTTTTCGCGAAAAGCGGATTTTTCAAAAGCAGACATAACCAAACTTACAAATGATTATTCAAGAATAATAGAATTTATAACAGGTAAATATTATGCATTTAAATTAAAAAAAGATATGATTGATACAAATACTGTAGAATATCTCGAAAAATTCCTGTCCTGCCTTGTATTTTATATACGAACTTAA
- the lipA gene encoding lipoyl synthase yields the protein MKQKKKKITVSDITLLKKYFGFKGINTICQSAKCPNIGECFKKRTATFLILGEYCTRECDFCAVEKHNPELVDINEPAKIAKAIKRLGLSYSVITSVTRDDLSDGGAEHFAKTINEIKTLIPESKVEVLVPDFLGNTKSIDIVLNAKPDVFSHNLETVPALYGKVRKGANYKRSLKVLRHAKAAGFKVKTGIMLGLGETETQVFETIEDIKSTNIDTLTIGQYLAPTKEHYPVIREYSPAEFKTMEIFAVSSGIKQVASGRYVRSSYLAEENFCI from the coding sequence ATGAAACAGAAAAAAAAGAAAATTACCGTTTCGGACATAACGTTGTTAAAAAAGTATTTTGGTTTTAAGGGAATCAATACGATATGTCAAAGCGCAAAATGTCCTAATATAGGCGAATGTTTTAAAAAAAGAACTGCAACTTTCCTGATACTGGGCGAATACTGCACCAGAGAATGCGATTTCTGCGCTGTAGAGAAACATAATCCCGAACTTGTAGATATAAACGAACCGGCAAAAATTGCAAAAGCCATTAAGCGGCTCGGACTCTCATACAGCGTTATCACTTCTGTGACAAGAGATGATTTGTCGGATGGAGGGGCAGAACATTTTGCAAAGACTATCAATGAAATAAAAACTCTTATTCCTGAAAGTAAAGTTGAAGTTCTTGTTCCCGATTTTTTAGGCAATACAAAATCCATTGATATTGTTTTAAATGCAAAGCCTGATGTTTTTTCGCATAATTTGGAGACAGTCCCCGCTCTATACGGCAAAGTAAGAAAAGGAGCCAATTATAAACGTTCCCTTAAAGTTTTAAGACATGCAAAAGCTGCAGGTTTCAAAGTTAAAACGGGAATAATGTTGGGACTGGGTGAGACTGAAACACAAGTTTTTGAAACGATTGAGGATATAAAAAGCACAAATATCGATACTCTTACAATAGGGCAGTATCTTGCTCCGACAAAGGAACATTATCCCGTAATCAGAGAATACAGTCCGGCAGAATTTAAAACAATGGAAATTTTTGCCGTTTCATCAGGAATAAAACAAGTTGCCTCCGGCAGATATGTCCGCAGCTCTTATTTGGCAGAAGAAAACTTCTGTATATAG
- the purH gene encoding bifunctional phosphoribosylaminoimidazolecarboxamide formyltransferase/IMP cyclohydrolase — MSTALLSVSDKTGIIDFAKELKNLGWNIISSGGTAKILKENSIECREISEVTEFPEILGGRVKTLNPKIHGGILAIRNKTDHIEQLKRHGIGTIDIVVVSLYPFEAAINKIPKPADKKIDQNVIENIDIGGVALLRAAAKNYKDVIVICDLNDYKVVIKNLKNNSITEELKLAMAAKAFRHTAYYDSLISTYLTYEKFPMQIAIPLRKLSKLRYGENPHQEAALYSNGIEQDKSVVISAKQLHGKELSYNNYLDLEAAWQLVHEFNNPACAVIKHNNPCGCAESTDIKDAYLKALDCDPVSTFGGIIAFNKAVEKDTAVEVSKLFVECVIAPDYSKEALDILTQKKNIRLLIQTIPYQEEKNSVEYRIMSHGMLAQDRDNQLLNEIKLMTKRQPTKTESEALDFAWKVSKHVKSNAIILARGTQTVGVGAGQMSRIDSLKIAAEKMKSVKHGLDERLFPLVLASDAFFPFPDVVEESAKVGVTAIVQPGGSVKDNESIKSADDRNIAMIAAGMRHFRH; from the coding sequence ATGTCAACAGCACTGCTTAGCGTTTCAGACAAGACAGGAATCATTGATTTTGCAAAGGAATTGAAAAATCTGGGTTGGAATATAATTTCCAGTGGCGGAACGGCAAAGATTTTAAAAGAAAATTCCATTGAGTGTCGGGAAATATCAGAAGTTACGGAGTTTCCTGAAATTTTAGGTGGCAGAGTAAAAACGTTAAATCCTAAAATTCACGGGGGAATTCTTGCAATAAGGAACAAAACTGATCATATTGAGCAGTTAAAACGTCACGGGATAGGAACAATAGACATAGTGGTTGTAAGTTTATATCCTTTTGAAGCAGCTATAAACAAAATACCAAAACCGGCAGATAAAAAAATAGATCAAAACGTTATAGAAAATATAGATATCGGCGGAGTCGCTCTTTTAAGAGCTGCAGCAAAAAATTATAAAGATGTCATCGTTATATGCGATTTAAACGACTATAAAGTTGTTATTAAAAATCTGAAAAATAATTCTATTACGGAAGAATTGAAACTCGCTATGGCGGCAAAAGCTTTTCGTCATACGGCATATTACGATTCTTTAATTTCAACTTACTTAACTTATGAAAAATTCCCGATGCAGATCGCAATACCGCTCAGAAAGCTTTCAAAATTAAGGTACGGCGAAAATCCGCATCAGGAAGCCGCATTATATTCTAATGGCATAGAACAGGATAAGTCTGTTGTAATATCTGCAAAACAGCTTCACGGAAAAGAGTTGTCTTATAACAACTATCTTGATTTAGAAGCCGCATGGCAGCTGGTGCATGAATTTAATAATCCGGCATGCGCCGTCATCAAACATAATAATCCCTGCGGCTGTGCGGAAAGCACGGATATAAAGGATGCTTATTTAAAAGCTTTAGATTGTGACCCCGTAAGTACTTTCGGCGGAATAATAGCGTTCAACAAAGCTGTTGAAAAAGATACGGCTGTCGAAGTAAGCAAATTATTCGTTGAGTGCGTTATAGCTCCTGATTATTCTAAAGAGGCGCTTGATATCCTGACGCAGAAAAAAAACATCAGGCTTTTAATACAAACAATACCATATCAAGAGGAAAAAAATTCTGTTGAATACAGAATAATGTCTCATGGGATGCTTGCGCAGGATAGAGATAATCAACTTTTGAATGAAATAAAACTTATGACAAAACGCCAGCCTACAAAAACGGAAAGTGAAGCTTTGGATTTTGCATGGAAAGTTTCCAAACACGTTAAATCAAACGCTATTATTCTTGCAAGAGGAACACAGACAGTAGGCGTAGGCGCAGGGCAGATGAGCCGCATTGATTCATTAAAGATAGCGGCTGAAAAAATGAAAAGCGTCAAACACGGATTAGATGAAAGACTATTCCCGCTTGTCCTTGCTTCAGATGCTTTCTTCCCTTTTCCGGATGTGGTTGAAGAATCCGCTAAAGTCGGCGTTACAGCAATAGTGCAGCCCGGAGGCTCAGTAAAGGACAATGAATCAATTAAATCTGCAGATGACAGAAATATAGCGATGATTGCTGCAGGTATGAGGCACTTCAGACATTGA
- a CDS encoding regulatory protein RecX: MNIEKIEKIKSKKDMFKVFLENGKSLAVFADSIVKFGIKTGCDISENEFKEFAYYDKSVGAVSYALALVSKRSYSSKNLQVKLIQKGCEPETAAKAVKKLEELNYVNDKKFAKVYAAYLSQKGEGEFVIKAELEKQGIEKSLINDILETIKADIEPYEQIIKILKTKFKKFSGKDKNEIRRTASFFLRRGFSSQDIVKAFRLCSRSR; this comes from the coding sequence ATGAATATTGAGAAAATTGAAAAAATAAAATCCAAAAAGGATATGTTTAAAGTATTTTTAGAAAACGGTAAAAGTTTGGCGGTTTTTGCTGACAGTATTGTCAAATTCGGTATTAAAACGGGATGCGATATTTCAGAAAATGAATTTAAAGAATTTGCATATTATGATAAATCAGTCGGAGCAGTCTCTTATGCATTGGCTTTAGTGTCAAAACGATCATACAGTTCCAAAAATTTGCAGGTGAAACTTATTCAAAAAGGTTGTGAGCCTGAAACTGCGGCAAAAGCTGTTAAGAAACTGGAGGAATTGAACTACGTCAACGATAAAAAATTTGCAAAAGTCTATGCGGCTTATTTGTCACAAAAAGGGGAAGGGGAATTTGTAATAAAAGCTGAACTTGAAAAACAAGGCATAGAAAAAAGTTTAATAAATGACATTTTAGAAACAATTAAAGCAGATATAGAGCCTTACGAGCAGATTATTAAGATATTAAAAACAAAATTTAAAAAGTTCAGCGGAAAAGATAAAAACGAAATAAGAAGAACGGCATCATTCTTTTTAAGAAGAGGTTTTTCTTCTCAAGATATAGTAAAAGCGTTTAGATTGTGTTCACGCTCACGCTGA
- a CDS encoding DUF362 domain-containing protein: MTSKVYFLSWDMRNELYNFLKAAMIFNHVKARNLLAVKIHFGEDGNEGYIKPEYVLPVVKIAREKTAYPFLTDASTIYVGKRSDAYHHILTANKHGFTVEKCGCPIIIADGLRGNTEEEIEVNLKYFKTVAIAREIYNADNFIFMSHFKGHEITGFGGALKNIGMGCGSKAGKYAMHHLSKPTVSQKLCSGCRTCVKYCCQKALSIVSNKIVMDKEKCAGCGQCIVNCVFKVFKLKWNEDPPAVQEKMIEYASGVLKDKKSAYINFLNHISKYCDCFALAKNEPLMSDIGIVAGIDPVAVDQASYDLVNKAFGKNFFKEIFPEIDPTIQLKYAQELGLGSRDYELIKYIL, from the coding sequence ATGACAAGCAAAGTATATTTTCTTTCTTGGGACATGAGAAATGAATTGTATAATTTTTTAAAAGCCGCAATGATATTTAATCATGTAAAAGCAAGAAACCTTTTGGCAGTGAAAATACATTTCGGCGAAGACGGCAACGAAGGATATATTAAGCCCGAATATGTTTTGCCTGTAGTAAAAATTGCCAGAGAAAAAACCGCTTATCCGTTTTTAACCGACGCAAGTACGATTTATGTGGGCAAAAGATCTGATGCATATCATCATATTCTTACTGCAAATAAACACGGATTTACCGTTGAAAAATGCGGATGTCCCATAATTATTGCAGATGGATTAAGAGGTAATACCGAAGAAGAAATTGAAGTCAATTTAAAATATTTTAAAACAGTTGCCATAGCGCGGGAAATATATAATGCTGACAATTTTATATTTATGAGTCACTTTAAAGGACATGAAATAACAGGGTTTGGCGGAGCGTTAAAAAACATAGGCATGGGCTGCGGTAGCAAAGCCGGCAAATACGCTATGCACCATTTGTCAAAACCTACCGTAAGTCAAAAACTTTGCAGTGGCTGTAGAACATGTGTTAAATACTGTTGCCAAAAAGCATTGTCGATTGTAAGTAATAAAATAGTTATGGATAAAGAAAAATGTGCTGGCTGCGGTCAGTGTATAGTAAACTGTGTATTTAAAGTTTTTAAATTAAAGTGGAATGAAGATCCTCCGGCAGTTCAGGAAAAAATGATTGAATATGCGTCAGGCGTTTTGAAAGATAAAAAAAGCGCATATATAAACTTTTTAAATCATATAAGCAAATACTGCGACTGTTTTGCTCTTGCAAAAAATGAACCGCTTATGAGTGACATTGGAATTGTTGCCGGAATTGATCCCGTCGCTGTGGATCAAGCAAGCTATGATTTGGTAAACAAAGCTTTCGGGAAAAATTTCTTTAAAGAAATTTTTCCTGAAATTGACCCGACGATTCAGTTAAAATATGCGCAAGAATTGGGGTTAGGAAGCAGAGATTATGAGCTGATAAAATATATTTTATAA
- a CDS encoding RluA family pseudouridine synthase: MKQQIEIIYQDENILVVNKPSGMFVIPGRNIYENETLVEILRNQLKQKLWVVHIIDRDASGVLVFAKNPETHRNISAQFENSKIRKKYIALLSGVLEENEGTINKPLIISGKNVRIDITGKESITDFKVLENFRSYTLVNALPLTVKRHQIRIHFWSLGHPLAIDGEYGTLDPIFLSSFKRGYKIKKGKTENPLISRLTLHAAALTLILPGSGEEKTFEAALAKDFEVAVKQLRKYGR; encoded by the coding sequence ATGAAACAGCAAATTGAGATAATTTATCAGGATGAAAATATTTTAGTCGTAAATAAGCCATCCGGTATGTTCGTTATTCCGGGCAGGAACATTTATGAAAACGAAACGCTTGTCGAAATATTGAGAAACCAGCTAAAGCAAAAATTATGGGTGGTTCACATAATTGACCGTGATGCTAGCGGGGTTTTGGTGTTTGCAAAGAATCCTGAAACCCACAGGAATATCAGTGCGCAGTTTGAAAACTCAAAAATCCGCAAGAAATATATTGCTTTGTTGTCAGGAGTCTTAGAAGAAAATGAAGGAACGATAAATAAGCCTCTTATTATTTCCGGAAAAAACGTACGCATTGACATAACGGGGAAAGAATCAATAACCGATTTTAAAGTTTTAGAAAATTTTCGTAGCTATACTTTAGTTAACGCTCTGCCTCTTACCGTCAAAAGACATCAGATAAGAATACATTTTTGGAGTCTTGGGCATCCGCTAGCGATAGACGGTGAATACGGCACTTTAGATCCTATATTTTTATCGTCGTTCAAACGCGGCTATAAAATAAAAAAAGGCAAAACTGAAAATCCGCTCATTTCAAGACTTACGCTTCACGCTGCAGCTTTAACTTTAATATTGCCGGGAAGCGGCGAAGAAAAAACTTTTGAAGCGGCGTTAGCTAAAGATTTTGAAGTTGCGGTAAAACAACTACGCAAATATGGGAGATAA